One region of Gouania willdenowi chromosome 13, fGouWil2.1, whole genome shotgun sequence genomic DNA includes:
- the LOC114474647 gene encoding interaptin-like, producing the protein MGAALEKVEKAHYHNESTFQQKLIQLQTDRDEVEKKLHTKNLEMEEEHRNQLEEERKNMVIREKGTNRILQALNYELKQKDRIIDENLETISEMEVTLKKMENNLKSKMDQCNQLVEEKEEIKEAHFHSESTFQKKLIQLQTDLEEAKKKFHAKTLEMEEEHRNQLEEERKNMVIKEKETNRILQDLNDESKQKDRIIDEHLETISEMEVALKKMENNLKSKMDQCNQLVEEKEEIKEAHFHSESTFQKKLIQLQTDLEEAKKKFHAKTLEMEEEHRNQLEEERKNMVIKEKETNRILQDLNDESKQKDRIIDEHLETISEMEVALKKMENNLKSKMDQCNQLVEDKEVIEEAHCHNESTFQKRLIQLQPALDEEEKTLERSNHMMTATTQEKTASKKKSGWKRFKCWLKVPKKKHNI; encoded by the coding sequence ATGGGGGCTGCTCTCGAAAAGGTGGAGAAAGCTCACTACCATAATGAAAGCACATTCCAACAAAAGCTGATACAACTACAGACCGACCGGGATGAAGTGGAGAAAAAACTTCACACCAAAAATCTGGAAATGGAAGAAGAGCATAGAAACCAGTTGGAAGAAGAGCGAAAAAACATGGTTATCAGGGAAAAGGGAACCAACCGCATCCTTCAAGCCCTAAATTATGAATTAAAACAGAAGGATCGCATCATAGATGAAAATCTAGAGACTATTTCAGAAATGGAGGTCACTCTCAAAAAGATGGAGAATAACTTAAAAAGCAAGATGGACCAATGCAACCAACTggtggaggagaaggaggaaatAAAGGAAGCTCACTTCCATAGTGAGAGCACGTTCCAAAAAAAGCTAATACAACTACAAACTGACCTGgaggaagcaaaaaaaaaatttcacgcCAAAACTCTAGAAATGGAAGAAGAGCATAGAAACCAGTTGGAAGAAGAGCGAAAAAACATGGTTATCAAGGAAAAGGAAACCAACCGCATCCTTCAAGACCTAAATGatgaatcaaaacaaaaagATCGTATCATAGATGAACATCTAGAGACTATTTCAGAAATGGAGGTCGCTCTCAAAAAGATGGAGAATAACTTAAAAAGCAAGATGGATCAATGCAACCAACTggtggaggagaaggaggaaatAAAGGAAGCTCACTTCCATAGTGAGAGCACGTTCCAAAAAAAGCTAATACAACTACAAACTGACCTGgaggaagcaaaaaaaaaatttcacgcCAAAACTCTAGAAATGGAAGAAGAGCATAGAAACCAGTTGGAAGAAGAGCGAAAAAACATGGTTATCAAGGAAAAGGAAACCAACCGCATCCTTCAAGACCTAAATGATGAATCAAAACAAAAGGATCGTATCATAGATGAACATCTAGAGACTATTTCAGAAATGGAGGTCGCTCTCAAAAAGATGGAGAATAACTTAAAAAGCAAGATGGATCAATGCAACCAACTGGTGGAGGACAAGGAGGTAATAGAGGAAGCTCACTGCCATAATGAGAGCACGTTCCAAAAAAGGCTGATACAACTACAGCCTGCTCTAGATGAAGAAGAGAAAACACTGGAGCGGTCCAACCACATGATGACTGCGACAACTCAGGAGAAGACAGCTTCTAAAAAGAAATCTGGATGGAAACGGTTCAAGTGCTGGTTGAAGGTCCCCAAGaagaaacacaacatttaa